The following are encoded together in the Holophagales bacterium genome:
- a CDS encoding alpha/beta hydrolase yields the protein MTKTPNTRSGHLRGLGRLAAEATLGVTELVEAVHQTISAGPGPPGAPPGGSTSGLTGVVYGNVRGVTRLVGSGVDASLASLAPLLGELKPSPRRDAILAALNGVLGDYLEESGNPLAIPMHLRRNGQVLDPDARSLASVVPQPAGKLVLLVHGLCVNDEKWTREGHDHGAALERDLGLLPVYLRYNSGRHVSTNGRELARLLETFLASGPAPPPELTIVAHSMGGLVTRSALHYAAEAGHSWPRSLRSVVFLGTPHHGSPLERGGNLVQAALGVSPYALPFARLGKIRSAGITDLRHGNLLDDDWEGEDRFAHRGDTRRPLPLPRGVAFFAIAATTTKETARPGSRLAGDGLVPVESALGHHVDPERTLLFAPSRTWIARGMHHFDLLGRPEVYARIREWLESSGPNGSPRR from the coding sequence ATGACGAAGACTCCCAACACCCGATCCGGCCACCTTCGCGGCCTCGGCCGGCTGGCCGCCGAGGCGACGCTGGGCGTGACGGAGCTCGTCGAGGCGGTGCATCAGACGATCTCGGCTGGGCCGGGGCCGCCCGGCGCGCCGCCCGGCGGCTCGACGAGCGGCCTCACGGGCGTCGTCTATGGCAACGTGCGCGGCGTGACCCGGCTCGTCGGGAGCGGTGTCGATGCCTCCCTCGCGAGTCTCGCGCCCCTCCTCGGCGAGCTGAAGCCTTCGCCCCGCCGCGATGCGATCCTCGCGGCGCTGAACGGAGTCCTCGGCGACTACCTCGAAGAGAGCGGCAACCCTCTTGCGATCCCGATGCACCTGCGACGGAACGGCCAGGTGCTCGATCCGGACGCCCGGTCTCTCGCGTCCGTCGTACCGCAGCCTGCGGGAAAGCTCGTCCTCCTCGTTCACGGTCTCTGTGTGAACGACGAGAAATGGACTCGGGAGGGGCACGACCACGGCGCGGCGCTCGAGCGCGACCTCGGCCTGTTGCCGGTCTATCTCCGTTACAACTCGGGCCGCCACGTCTCCACGAACGGCCGCGAGCTGGCCCGGCTCCTCGAGACGTTCCTGGCGAGCGGACCCGCTCCCCCTCCGGAGCTGACGATCGTGGCCCACAGCATGGGCGGCCTCGTGACGCGCAGCGCCCTCCATTACGCGGCCGAGGCCGGGCACTCCTGGCCGCGGAGCCTGCGCTCCGTCGTCTTCCTCGGCACGCCCCACCACGGCTCGCCGCTGGAACGCGGCGGGAACCTCGTCCAGGCCGCCCTGGGTGTCAGCCCGTACGCGCTCCCGTTCGCGCGGCTGGGGAAGATCCGGAGCGCGGGGATCACCGACCTGCGTCACGGCAACCTGCTCGACGACGACTGGGAGGGTGAGGATCGCTTCGCACATCGCGGCGACACCCGGCGTCCGCTCCCGTTGCCCCGGGGAGTCGCCTTCTTCGCCATCGCGGCGACGACGACGAAAGAGACCGCGAGGCCGGGAAGCCGGCTGGCCGGGGACGGCCTCGTTCCCGTCGAGAGCGCGTTAGGTCACCACGTCGACCCGGAGCGGACGCTTCTCTTCGCCCCTTCGCGAACGTGGATCGCGCGCGGGATGCACCACTTCGACCTGCTCGGCCGGCCCGAGGTCTACGCGCGGATCAG